A window from Onychostoma macrolepis isolate SWU-2019 chromosome 07, ASM1243209v1, whole genome shotgun sequence encodes these proteins:
- the got2b gene encoding glutamic-oxaloacetic transaminase 2b, mitochondrial codes for MGNDKTDAESILLQYYKRNIRYILRKPAQEWSCHAAFFFMKAHSCSLTAACLFPVCASAAAAAAMALLKTSRFISSVGSLTPSLATLPIRASSWWTEVQMGPPDPILGVTEAYKRDTNSKKMNLGVGAYRDDNGKPYVLNCVRKAEDLIASKMLDKEYLAIGGLGDFSKACAELALGPDSEVLKSKRSITVQTISGTGSLRIGANFLSRFHTAAKDVYLPKPSWGNHTPIFRDAGMQLKAYRYYDPATCGFDFTGALDDISKIPEHSIIMLHACAHNPTGVDPRPEQWKELSAVIKKKKLLVFFDMAYQGFASGDIDRDAWAVRYFIDQGHNVLLSQSFAKNMGLYGERVGGFTVVCADAEEAKRVESQLKILIRPIYSNPPMNGARIASTILNTPELRSTWLEEVKGMADRIIKMREMLVTNLKNEGSTHNWQHVIDQIGMFCFTGLKPEQVERLTKEFSVYMTKDGRISVAGVTSGNVGYLAHAIHQVTK; via the exons ATGGGCAATGATAAAACAGATGCAGAATCGATTCTTCTtcaatattacaaaagaaacaTAAGATACATCCTGAGAAAACCTGCTCAAGA ATGGAGCTGTCACGCGGCATTTTTCTTCATGAAGGCACACTCTTGCTCGCTGACAGCCGCGTGCCTGTTTCCAGTCTGTgcttcagcagcagcagcagcagcaatggCTCTCCTCAAAACGTCCCGGTTCATATCTTCTGTTGGGAGTTTGACACCGTCTTTGGCTACCCTACCCATTCGAGCCAG cTCATGGTGGACTGAGGTGCAGATGGGACCCCCTGATCCCATCCTGGGGGTGACAGAGGCCTACAAACGGGACACAAACTCTAAGAAAATGAACCTGGGTGTGGGGGCATACAGGGACGACAATGGCAAGCCATATGTTCTCAACTGTGTCCGCAAG GCAGAGGATCTGATTGCCTCTAAGATGCTGGATAAAGAGTATCTGGCCATTGGAGGTCTGGGTGACTTTAGTAAGGCTTGTGCTGAGCTCGCGCTGGGGCCAGACAGTGAGGTTCTTAAAAGCAAGAGG AGCATTACTGTCCAGACAATCTCGGGCACTGGTTCTCTGAGGATTGGAGCGAACTTCCTG TCACGGTTCCACACAGCGGCAAAGGATGTCTATTTGCCGAAACCATCCTGGGGAAATCACACCCCTATTTTCCGTGATGCTGGTATGCAGCTGAAAGCATACCGTTACTATGATCCTGCTACCTGTGGCTTTGACTTTACTGGAGCACTCGATGATATCTCG AAAATTCCAGAGCATAGTATAATCATGCTCCATGCTTGTGCTCATAACCCCACTGGTGTCGACCCCCGACCAGAGCAGTGGAAGGAGCTCTCGGCTGTCATCAAG aagAAGAAACTTCTAGTGTTCTTTGACATGGCCTACCAGGGCTTTGCTAGTGGAGATATTGATCGCGATGCCTGGGCTGTGAGATACTTCATTGACCAGGGGCACAATGTCCTCTTGTCTCAGTCCTTTGCCAAGAACATGGGTCTCTATG GTGAGCGTGTTGGAGGGTTCACAGTGGTGTGTGCTGATGCTGAGGAGGCAAAGAGGGTGGAGTCTCAGCTGAAGATTCTGATTCGCCCCATTTACTCCAACCCACCCATGAATGGAGCACGCATCGCCTCCACGATCCTCAACACACCAGAGCTACGCTCTACATG GCTGGAGGAGGTGAAGGGTATGGCCGACCGTATCATTAAAATGAGAGAAATGCTGGTGACTAATCTGAAGAACGAGGGCTCTACTCACAACTGGCAACACGTGATCGACCAAATCGGCATGTTCTGCTTCACTGGACTCAAACCTGAGCAG GTGGAGCGTCTGACAAAGGAGTTTTCTGTTTACATGACTAAAGATGGCCGTATCAGCGTTGCCGGTGTGACCTCTGGAAATGTGGGATACCTTGCACATGCCATTCATCAGGTCACTAAGTAG